The Bombus vancouverensis nearcticus chromosome 7, iyBomVanc1_principal, whole genome shotgun sequence region cctAATGGGATCTGGATGATGTTCCGTTTCGCTGGACTTCCCGCGTAAAACTAACGTTTCTCCAAGACGCCATCAATCTATCGACCACGAGAAATTATATCGATGACATAATCGAATATCGCGGTATGTAATTAGTAATTAGCGATTGCACACTCTATAGTTTCACTAGTTTCATGAAAGTAACGgtctttaattctttttttaatatttatatagacaaagtgtatttttaaatttttagacATTACAGTTTTTTAAAAAGTTGTAGATATAAATGTATGTATTTAGTTAGCTAGTTATAAGTTCTTTGCTTACAATTAGAGACAAGTAAAGTTTACTCCTTTCGAATTCACTAATTAATTTTGATTGCGAAAGAGCGTTACATGTTGTTACATCGGATAATTCTGTGCTTTAAATGCTGTGAGATTTAGTGAGAAAGATGTCGATtgataaatgtaatttttttcTGTGATCAAACTTCAAGTTCTATGGCTGCAATTCAAGCTATGTAAATACATACattcatacatacatacacacatctCCTATCATTTATATAACTCTATACTTGTAACATCGGCACATAACTGTAGTAGTGAGAGTGCAATGCATATATGTGACGTGTGTTGTAATTTTACGCTATTGGCGTTCTCTTGCAGATCCTAGATGATGTATGTTAGATTTAAATGAATAATGCTGTACATACTATCATTATAGAACCGttttcttattaaaatataaaaacataatGTATTTGATTTTcaacatatatatactatatatatatatactatatatatatactatatatatatactatatatatatactatatatatatatatatatatatatatatatatatatatatatatagtatttacACAGTCGTATCTTAAATACGGTAATTCTTAATGTTTAAGGTACtcatgaaattattttaaataataatatattataaaagaaaataatataaattaaattaatatagaaattacattttctttacaattcgaattagaaaaataatattctctACAACATAAAAACattatttcgaagtttaatataatttttatattttaacataaATTCTCATTTGTTGTATTATATTTGTtccatacatacatattatcgATTTTTATCCTTTTCTGAGGAACTATAGCAGGAACCTAAAttaataaaacttattaatatttcttattatttttaatattcttacattactttcaatatttctaaataGAAAACAGCCTAAAAGCATTTTATAATTTACCTTTTTGAACACTTTGAAATTAAGATGAGCTCGAAGTGATGAATTACTTTTTAGTGCGgaatttataacattttgtgctttatgtttccttttttctttttcctgaaATTTTGAAGTAAAAATGATATACAGTAGAATCCCCTACtttagaattttttaatgaaagttATATATCTATTAAACTTACCACAGAACATATAAGAGAATCTTCAGGTGTATTTGCTGGTTCTGTTGTATGTGGTGTAATTGAATTTTCTGAACATGTCGTTTCTTTATTATGCTTTTTCTCTACTTCTAGTGTTACAGGGCGcacattttttaattctatttttttattgaCTTCACacatttcttttaaatttgCGGCAGCTATACGATTATCAGTTAATCGAGCTGTTTGTTGCATTTGCCTATTTTCATCTCTTGAATTACTTGtcttaaatatattattcaatgtATTATGTATGAAATCTTTATTAGAATTcgtgttattatttttattttgctgTACTGGTTTTAGTTCAATTTCATCATCACTTAAGATTATTACTTCCTTTGATTGTCTCTTATCCAGTATATTACCGTGTTTGTGTAAATTCTGGTTATCATGGTTAGAATATCGAATGATTTGTGAGAACATGTTAGGAAAAGTCGAATTGTTTTCATTAGATCGTATATCTTGCATACTTGCCTCTGTTGCTGAAGCATCATTAGGAGTTTCGTCTATGTATtgtaatttattacatttttgcTTTCTTGTAGGTTGTGTATCAgcaaaatttgaatttgattgTAATTCTTGGCTACTAATGCTGCTCAATGTTTCAGGAATAACACATTGTCTTACTTTCACGAATGTTGTTTTTGAAAGGTTGGAAATTTCTTTTGGTTGTGTAACTTGCACATTTTTCACTGTTGCTAAAGCATCAGTAGGAGTTTCTTTTATGCACTGTATTTCATTATATCTTTGTGTTCCTGTTGGTTGTGTGAAAATATAATGTACATCTGATTGTGATTCTTGACTACTGATGCTACTCAATGTTTCAGGAATAACACGTTGTCTTATTTTCACGGATGTCGTTGCCGAAACGTTGGAAATTACTCTTGATCGTGTAACTTGCACATTCTCTGTTGCTGAAGTATCATTAGGAGTTTTCCTTATgcattgtattttattatatttttgctCTTCTATAGGTTGTATGACAACACCACTTACATTTGGTAATGGTTCTTGACTGATATCCAATGTTTCAGGAATAATACGGTGTTTTACGGGTGTCGATATCGAAAACGAAAAAGTTGGTAATGCTGACACTTTGGCTGTTTCATCTTGTGTATCAAGATTTAAAATCTCACATGAATCATTCTTTCGTTCCGATCTTTTTAAAAGCTTTGCGAATTTATACATAGGATTGCAATATTTTTCTGTCGAACAATGCAATATTGCAAGACAAATTTCAACTTCAGCTATCATTCTATAATTATTTGCTTTCAATGCTTGTTCTGAAGAAGAAAGCACAAGATAATTAAGTACATATGACCAATAAAAGATAACGCTCAAATTATTTTATAGTGTGTAATAATCACTTACGTATTGAATGATATGTACAGAAAATATTTTCCGTGATCTGTGTTGAATCATTGTCTGAATATTGTAATACAATCACGTTTGGACTGCAAAATTCTGTAGTTGTTAGGCTTGCTCTTTCAAATAATTGTGGTATTCcacctaaaatatattttttattaagaacagtatttaatattttattcagaTAAGTCATGGatacaattttcaatttttggTATTTACCTGCTATTCTaatgatttttttatatttcctatATTGAGTTGTACTAAAATGTATAAatgttaaattttcaaataacgTTGTTCTTTTCTTGTTTGGAGAAATCAATACCTTTTTTTTAGCGATTAATGGTTCACTAATTGGTGGAACAAAATTATTTGAATCTGGAAGTTGCTGACCATTATCTATTGCAGATTTAACTTCGTCCCAATATTTCATTGTCACTATTGGTAGAGCAGAAGCCATAGCAGAGGCAAGCTGTTATATATCCAAATTAGTAATACACATTCGATTAGGAAATAAATTAcccaaattaaaaaattttttcaaGGAAAATACCTTTAGTGTTAAGATAGCATTTCCTACTGTTAAATAAGTGGATGCCCTTCTCCAATCGCTGTCAGTAATTATTACACCATCAATTTCTTCCATCAATTGTTTTAATCTTTCTATCTCGTTATCACATAAAGTAGATACTGTTGTTATTATAGGCACATTTATCACCCTAATATGTAAATTTCCTCCATATAGAAgacttatatttatatgtaacatttttagataaaaaaaaagtaaaaaaaccAAAACTTACTTAAATACATGGTTCTGTAAACCAAATCTTATTGTATCTTGGTGTTTTAAAATACATTCAGTTTCAGTTAGTTGTATTATGTCACGTTCATGAAGGATAAAAGTACCATATTTTGACTTTAAGTCTTTTAGTTTACATATAGATGTTGGTTCAGTACTCTGAAACAAtgtaagaatttttattttgtaaacagcattttcttattatattatattttcgtgTTTAAAAATACCCTTATCTCCTCTAATTTTGTAACGCTAATTGAGGCATGTTCCTTGCTGATTGATTTATCATTTGGCAAAACAATGTCAGCTTTCTTCCTGCCGATTAACGTCTCTTGATTTGGTTTTAAATATATGCGGACACCTAAACACAAAAGCTGGAATAACATTGTCATTTATGATTGATCTATTACTTAATCGATAACAGAACGTACCTTGTTCATTAACCAAGTACCACATTGTAATCAACAATTATAAAGTTACATTTAATTGACTTAGTTCACACATCTACAATAAGTTGACTCGCTCATAGCCTGGCATACGGCATATTGGTTAGGTATGCATGTTTATAccatggatatatatatataaagatagAGTGCGTGCATGAACGAACTGGAAAAACGAAGAGGGAATAGAAAAAGAATATGATATTCGTGCAGTAAATATGATAATGTAACACTAATCAATGAGTGGCATCAGTTTTTATGCCTGATTAGATAaaattaatgattaattaaattttctttgtATCAATTCAGTGTACCAGTTCATCAGCTCTATTTAGTACAAAACAAAGAGACctctattaaaaatttctttttgttCAAAATTCAAAAGGTTTTCATTGCAAACAAAGTAtagatgtaaaataaaatagacaTAACAATATCAGTACGCTCTTAAGTATGAATCCCAGAGCCCCGTTGGTATTTCTATTTGTGACCTTACTAATACACTATAGAATAAGattataacaattttataaaacaatGACAGGGATTTAAATGTtcaaattaattgtaattatgaAGTTATGAATATGATATAGACTTGGGCACAtttgatttaaaataaaataaaaagtaacaatacgaaataatgaattattttaacaaatttattatttttattttagaaatagcatagcaaaagtaacttaacttatatatacgtacattcaTACATTCATAAATGCATACGCATTTCTGTAGACTGAGCCGGTAATATCGCATGTGATATGAAAATGGTAAGAGTAGTTTCACAATATCGTGAATAGAGTCCGTTAGTAGTATACAAATTGTTGTGATCGAGACACACGCGCGCACACGCTCacgtatgaataaaaataattttttatcttctgTAATATTAATCTTTGTAATAACGGCTGGTAATTCGCTTAAAACacaaattaaatatatcgtacctttcgatattatatagatttttattttatgagtacatatgtatgtgttttttaaataattgtatatacttataaaaaatacattataaaATCGCAGAGCAGTTTGCTGAATACGTAGTGTTAAATTTGAATGTAAATCAATTATTATCGTTAAGAAAGACAAACACATATTATAACGAGCGCATCTTCCTATAATTCGACAAATATATCTTGAGTCATTATGACCTCAATATGCTGCATTTGGACTAAGTAAGAGTAATCGATAAATTTATATGACATCATGAAAATGGAGTACCTTTTTAAGAAAGATAAATGGTTTAATTTGCAATTCTTAAAGGTAAATTGTAAGGATGAAGTTCtgttacatataaataattttaattaaaaaaaagctTCTATTGATAATAAATAACGAATGTGTTAAGGAATACGAGTACACTTGTGTATGAATGTATATTCTAGGAGAAGACAggaatacaaattttaataattatagttGAGTTGCAGACATAGAATGCAAGATGGAAGTTCAGGGGATATCCTCTATTCAAAGAATTTCTCTATAATAATTCATTAGACATTctcttttttcaaagaaatacatTTCATCAACGGTGAAAGGTAATAAGATCAACggattatttctttttatttctatattaatcTTTTCTCCATGATCTCCTAAttggttaatatatattttaaatattagttTCTACATATACATAATAGATTTAAATTTATGGAAGAGATAGCATTTAATGTCAGTTTTAGTTTTCTGGGAAGGAAGAGGGTGACAGCAGTCAGATAGGTGGAAGAGAGGCTGTTTGAGCACAGCAATTTCCTTCTTAGCTCAATTTACATAAAGGTTTATTCTGTGATGCTTTATTTTAAAAACTTCGACAGTGTAAGCaaagatattttaatacagaGATATGTTTATATAAAAACGTGTTTATGGACATTAGTTAATAAATCatgatttatattaaatttcaacacATTTTACGCATCATCTTGTGTAATTCTACTtattagaattatttttatttcttgctcttatttctaattatttttttcagtTTATTTTTAAGCGAAACTACGATCTTTGGAAAAATAAGCTTATAAATGTCATAAAAAAGAATAacgatacaaaaatatataaaaattttattgagGATATGTAGAGTAGTCCTACATTTAATAGAATATCGGACACAAATATTAATATACCTTCATGTTACGTAATGATCCTCGACGAATTGCTTCGCGAAGTCCATCTTCTTGGCTTATTTCCTACTACGAAGAAAGGAGGTTAACAAGCATGGAAGTAACGCTTCATGTATGTAAATGGATCTTCAGTAGGCTTAAACTGAAGAGCTCGGGGCCGATTTCGTTGTATGTACGAATATTGATCGACTCATTAAAAGTGTTTTCAACTGAGACAGCGCTATTCGAAATGCCGTACAGATCTATATATGTGTTTGCGAAAATACTATGTGTTTAACTAACTGAAAGAGAGTTAACGAACATTAGGGGTGCAGATCATGCACAAATTTCCCGAATGTTCAAATCGAGATACTAAATCCAATTATCGTTAAATATTCAAACAGTACAACAGCTGCATATGAGTTCGTAATTTGGTATCGTAGCATCCCTTCAAGTTGcttattcatttaaccaccgaAGTATTCGAATCCGAGAAATCATGTTTTAAGATAATGTGAAATATTAGATAAGTTATTGCATAATATGAAATGGTCGATTTCATGAATATGTGAACTCATTCAGAAATTAGTTACTGATAGTgctattaagtaatatttattagATATCAATTTATGTTTGAAACTAGCCGAACACATTATGATCCGTATTTTGTCCATTGTTTTACTACAAGAACaagatatttacatatatacaatGATTGTTACGGTTAATTGTGTTTTATGAGTATTTATAGCCGAACCATTTGTATTTAACCATTAATCAATCCCTAACTTTCCAGAAGTAATATATgccaatatacagggtggttggtaactgatggtacaagcggaaagggggtgattctacgcgaaaaaagaagtcgaaaatatagaataaatatttttcgtttgaggctttgttttcgagaaaatcgacttcgaattatcgctcggtacgcgtgcggtacgttataacggatctcattgtagatcgttgtctcgatggaaaaatttaaaaaataaaaaaataaaaagaaaattttattctatatttccgatttcttttttcgcgtagaatcaccccctttccgcttgtaccaccagttaccaaccaccctgtatggaTATTTAAATGTATTTCCAAAATTAATGTcgatatactaattttttaccaaTTTGTTAAGTCATTTAAAAACTTAGATCTTCGGTATATACGTAGATCGATAAGTTCGGTTGTCTTTTAGAGTTATCAGCAAAGGTGCATTGTCCTTGTAAGTCGGGCGTCGAAAGTCATTAATTAATTCACATTTGGTAAGCATGTGCATTTATAGAACCCTAATTCCCTTAGCTATTGACATATCATGAACCTGAAATTGTGTCATAGCAATTAACGAGACCGTTGGCTGGGTAGGCATCCAGAGTCTGATCCCTCATGACCCTTCTTGTGTTATACATCGCTCCCATGTATTTTATGGTGAACAATAGATACAAAATATCATTCGTTTGTTCTGTTATCGCTTTCTTATTTTGTATTagtatttaaaattcatttcctGTCAGAAGTGTTTTTATTTTAAGTAATGACGACTATCTCAAATACATTATCCACTGATTTCGTTAACTTTTTCAGTCATTTTCTCAAAACAGATAAAGATAAAATTGTAACAGTTTCGTCGaaagtattatttaaataattgcttCGACACAACATATGCATCAATAACAAGGAATATTAGAGAAACATCAAACTCTATATAGTTAGAATAAACGAATAGGAACAAAAGGTCGTACTTGATTCTTTGGTATAAAAAGATAGACATGATTTTCCAATACAAAAGTTCGATGCGTCATATTTACGTTTATCAATTTAGAAAAATCGCAAAACGTTAATATAATCTACAGCTTAATAAGtgattcatttttacaaagtttacttcgattttttttttttttgtatttccgTCGATTCCAATAAattcaagaaaacgaaaataCTTTTTGATGTAAAAGGAATCCCTCAAGGGATTGGCATTGACCTCTATCGTATTTCAAAGTGTTCACTCGAGACGTTTCTTAATCTCGCTGTTCTATGCGACTGAAGCTTGATCTACTTTTATTCGCAACGATGAAAAGTTCTACCGTACTCGACAACGATCTCCCTGTTATGCAGGCTGCTTTACACAGCCATAGCTTTAGTCGACACTTTATCACTTTCATCGCCCAAGAAAACTTTTGCAATTAACGCAGTGTCAGCTAGAGAATGTTAATTTGACCGAGTTACCGACGCCCTCTATACGGTGAATACCATCACTTTATTATTCATTTTCCTGATGTGATTGCTATAATATTTTCAACAAACGATCCTCTATCTTTTCACTTTATCTACCAAAAATCACAATTTATATGTGAACGAAAATTATTAATAGCATGATGCGAATTGGTTTAATTTCTCGCGTGTATATGTCGTGTGGGATATTTGAAATTTGATCGTggaatttacaataaattattattgttacatatcaATGAGacttaaataataattgtggAAAGTAATGAACTTATTAGTGCAAGTTTCTAATGTAATTCCTTAAAGTTATTGTATGTGGATATTTGTGATGTTTAGTATCAGAAAAATTAAATAGATTAATAAATAGACACATGTGAAGCTTTTTTTATATGCATTATGAACTACAAGTTTTGTCAACTTCATATTCAGATAACAAAATTTGAAAATCGTATAATTCGTATATGTGACTTAcacaattttatttacaattagaatcggaattttttaagaaaactatttaaaagTCACAattgtaataagaatgtttatttttatgtgtatattaaattagaattttgtaactttaatactatcttttgttttttaatactatctttttaatactttttttaattctatcttaatattaagtattttatgACTGCTTCTTTCTAATAAATCACTCTTTTTTATCCATGAACATAACTCAAAATGCTTACAGTGAATGCAAATTTATAGGTTTTCGAGAACGACTAAGACGAGGTGGCATTTACTGGCAAAAATCTGAACTATATTTAATACTTTCGGATTTTTTCTAGCCTATAAGAAAAATtgctttttttattaattacgaaTAATAGAAATACATTTCTTGAAATGATTCTGTGAACATCATAATATCATAAAACATGCATATTCATTccttaaattcaaatatttattcatCGACACACGATTACTAGTAATCTGGTTGGAATTTGTTCGCCAAATTTTCGAACTTTGCTCTCTCATAAATCCTCGTTAAGTAGCGATGAATGAATCCGAACTTTCTACAATCTCTTCCGCTAAATAATGGTGTACGTCACCCAAAGTCTTAAGTGCTTCATTATCAAAGTCGACTGACCGGCCCGATTTTGGTTCACCTGAGAGATTAAGGTTACCCTCAGGGAATTTCACAAACAGGTGTTGGCATTTTAACAAGTTTGAAGCATTGTTTCGCAAGTGTTCTGGATAACAATCATGGTAGCAGTGCCTTGCTTAAATATAGCAAACGAACTCACAGGTAACTTGTATGAAATCTTACAATTATTTCTGTATTCTATGCGAGTAAAATGTagctaaagaaaataatttaaaagatgCGGCATGACCGTTATAATTAATCTGAtcataaaaaaatgtatttgcTTTTATGGATAAGAAAAAATAATGATTTTGTTGTACAATACCTTATACTAATCTTGTTTGATGTTCTTTAATACGTAAAATGTCGCAATAAGTGTTTAAAAGATCGATTAATATCATTAGTAAAATTGTAGAAAtcacgaaatataaataatcaGTTTTAAAAGAGTTAGAATTCTCTATTACAATATCTTTGCGCGTTCTGATACGTGACGCAATAGGAAACACGATctttttgataaaaatgaaatccGAATGAGTGATAAAAGCGTCACATCACCGGAAGCTCATGGATGAAGGGACTAAAATGTACTGTATGTGAGTAGTTTCCGTTCAATCATCGTTCCGTTATGCAACAGAAAGCacgaaaaaaaacgaaaatttcaaaaattggtTACATTTGTGAAATTTTTACGTGTACTCCACCAATGGTCACTCGAATATTACCGAAAATTGTAGTTTGAAAGCCAGTGAAGATCGAAGCCACAATGATACACGATCGGAATTTATCCGTAACGATGGGAATATCGAAAAACGTGAAAGGAAATTTAACTGCTGGCTATTGGAGCTGGCTGGTTGCTGTTGAAAGCTTTGAATGTTTTCTTTTAGAAAGTATAATGCATGATACTAAAAGAAGCAACGAgaatttgtatctttaaaataCTAGCGAAAAGTGTTGATAGTACATAAAAATGTTGcacttatatacatatgtttcttttatttttgttttattacctATACGTGTACAatgaatttcaataaattatgcAGTTACCATTTTTATAGTAGTTTAagtatttttagaatttttgttttccaaagatatatacattataaGATATATTGTTAGATATGTTGCAGTATTTCTAATATCATGTGAATTCATAAATGTTTTAACTACGTTCTTAAATTGTTAGTTGAAACAGTATATTATAGCATAAAGATTATggtattaaaatatatctaaaaaatttttatagttGATCTTATAACATCATCTTCATTCCTAGGGATTAGGTAAATTGCTTGTACTAAAATCTTTTTAAGAAATTGTATTAGAATCTTTTCCATTCAAGTGTTAATGTCTCAGTGCCTATTCTTCTCATGCATATATAGATACATGTATAGAATATTTATTGCTTCTTTCCATTGAGCTACAACGTTTtattgatttttctttcttcttcaagACTCACGTACATACTTGCATTTCTAGCCGCTGCTCGTATTTCTACGTTCATTAACTGTTTTATGTAATATTAGTTAGATTGCTCTTAAAGGAGAATATCATGGCAAAACTAAAAGCTGGTGCAACTAAGAATAGGATTTAATACAAAAGGAAAGGATACTAATAAACGATACGTACGTCGTATTCTGGGCACATTGTTCGAAAGTTTTTGTAGTGACAACAATCTTCATCCAGTTAATTAATTCAGCGTATTTGGATCTCtcttttacttaaaaaaaggataaataaataaggaaAGATAAATATCTTGGATTGCTAAATATTGCGGGAATACGATGAGTAATGAAATGGAAATTCAAACACTGATGTACTTTTGATTAAACGTTTCTTCCAATAGCAGTAACTACCAACAGCAGCAATTATTCCTTTCCGCGAAATGTTTCCCTTCTTCCAATTGTTACAAGATGAAACGAGTCATCTGCAACTCTCGCTTTATAATTCCAGCTTCATTAATTGTTCCAGTCCCTCTTTTCTCTGTGTCACAGAGATACAACAAACGTCTATTTCTGATAAAAGTCAAGGTACATGAGAGAGA contains the following coding sequences:
- the nbs gene encoding nibrin, which gives rise to MWYLVNEQGVRIYLKPNQETLIGRKKADIVLPNDKSISKEHASISVTKLEEIRSTEPTSICKLKDLKSKYGTFILHERDIIQLTETECILKHQDTIRFGLQNHVFKVINVPIITTVSTLCDNEIERLKQLMEEIDGVIITDSDWRRASTYLTVGNAILTLKLASAMASALPIVTMKYWDEVKSAIDNGQQLPDSNNFVPPISEPLIAKKKVLISPNKKRTTLFENLTFIHFSTTQYRKYKKIIRIAGGIPQLFERASLTTTEFCSPNVIVLQYSDNDSTQITENIFCTYHSIQQALKANNYRMIAEVEICLAILHCSTEKYCNPMYKFAKLLKRSERKNDSCEILNLDTQDETAKVSALPTFSFSISTPVKHRIIPETLDISQEPLPNVSGVVIQPIEEQKYNKIQCIRKTPNDTSATENVQVTRSRVISNVSATTSVKIRQRVIPETLSSISSQESQSDVHYIFTQPTGTQRYNEIQCIKETPTDALATVKNVQVTQPKEISNLSKTTFVKVRQCVIPETLSSISSQELQSNSNFADTQPTRKQKCNKLQYIDETPNDASATEASMQDIRSNENNSTFPNMFSQIIRYSNHDNQNLHKHGNILDKRQSKEVIILSDDEIELKPVQQNKNNNTNSNKDFIHNTLNNIFKTSNSRDENRQMQQTARLTDNRIAAANLKEMCEVNKKIELKNVRPVTLEVEKKHNKETTCSENSITPHTTEPANTPEDSLICSVEKEKRKHKAQNVINSALKSNSSLRAHLNFKVFKKVPAIVPQKRIKIDNILMASWRNVSFTREVQRNGTSSRSH